A part of Sebastes fasciatus isolate fSebFas1 chromosome 10, fSebFas1.pri, whole genome shotgun sequence genomic DNA contains:
- the LOC141775483 gene encoding protocadherin beta-16-like — protein MSERTMRRQVLLFISLFSLSSVLGQVSYSIPEEMSKGSLVGNIAQDLGLDVKRLKSGKARIYTEDNAEYIELNKDRGVLLVKERIDREALCGQTTPCALHFQITLEDPIEFFTVTVEINDINDNAPSFKKDEMKFRISESAVIGAKFVLERAMDLDVGVNGLQGYSLKPTDNFLLKLQNQHDGSKKVEMVLQKHLDREAQEHLSLTLTATDGGDPQLSGTMQVEISVLDANDNAPVFTQEVYKVTIMETAPKGTLLSTVSAADADQGSNGKVTYSITNTLDDVPLMFQINEENGLVALSRNLDYEKAQHYEIHVQASDDGGLTDSCKIIVEVTDTNDNHPSINIMSKTNSISENSKPGTVVTIFNVQDPDSGENGKVACNIEENLPFLMKATSKKFFSLITDNYLDRERSSEYNITVTCSDEGVPSLSSSVTLTLQISDVNDNAPVFERSSYEAYIVENNTPGLSIFTVKARDADWNQNARVSYILEDSSVNGVPVSSYVSVSADSGVIHAVRSFDYEQIKDFHFRVKAQDGGSPPLSSNVTVKVLIQDQNDNPPQVLYPVQTGGSLVAEMVPRSADVGYLVTKVVAVDVDSGQNAWLSYKLQKATDRALFEVGLQNGEIRTIRQVTDKDAVKQRLSVIVEDNGQPSRSATVIVNVAVADSFPEVLSEFTDFTHDKEYNDNLTFYLVLALAVVSFLFITCLVVIISVKIYRWRQSRVLYHSSLPVIPYYPPRYSDTLGAGTLQHVYNYEVCRTTDSRKSDCKFGGAGSQNVLIMDPSSTGTMQRIQSEKSILDEPDSPLEVRKL, from the coding sequence ATGTCGGAGAGAACAATGAGACGGCAAGTACTGTTGTTTATCTCGCTGTTTTCCCTCAGCTCAGTGTTGGGGCAGGTCTCCTACTCCATTCCCGAGGAAATGTCGAAAGGCTCTCTAGTTGGTAACATAGCGCAGGATTTAGGGTTGGACGTGAAAAGATTGAAGTCAGGTAAAGCTCGCATATATACGGAGGACAATGCAGAATACATCGAGCTGAATAAAGACAGAGGAGTCCTCCTTGTGAAGGAGAGAATCGACAGAGAGGCGCTCTGTGGGCAGACAACACCGTGCGCTTTGCATTTTCAAATTACGCTGGAAGACCCGATTGAATTCTTTACAGTTACCGTGGAAATTAATGACATTAACGATAATGCACCCAGCTTCAAAAAGGATGAGATGAAATTCAGGATTAGCGAGTCGGCTGTGATTGGAGCTAAATTTGTGCTAGAGAGAGCTATGGATCTAGATGTCGGTGTGAACGGGTTGCAGGGTTATTCCCTCAAACCTACAGACAACTTTCTTCTAAAACTCCAAAATCAGCATGATGGGAGTAAAAAGGTGGAGATGGTTTTGCAAAAACATCTAGACAGAGAGGCGCAAGAGCACCTCTCTTTGACTCTCACAGCTACTGATGGAGGTGATCCTCAGCTGTCGGGAACAATGCAAGTAGAAATTTCAGTGCTCGATGCTAATGACAATGCCCCAGTATTTACGCAGGAAGTATATAAGGTGACTATAATGGAGACTGCTCCGAAGGGCACCCTTTTGAGTACAGTTAGTGCTGCAGATGCAGATCAAGGGTCAAATGGAAAAGTGACATATTCCATAACAAACACGTTGGATGATGTCCCTCTTATGTTTCAAATCAACGAAGAAAATGGCCTGGTAGCTTTATCTAGAAACCTGGATTATGAAAAGGCACAGCACTATGAAATACACGTACAAGCTAGTGATGATGGAGGACTAACAGATTCATGTAAGATTATTGTTGAGGTGACCGATACGAATGACAATCACCCGTCTATTAATATCATGTCTAAAACTAATTCAATATCAGAGAATTCTAAGCCGGGAACTGTAGTAACTATATTTAATGTGCAAGACCCTGACTCTGGGGAGAATGGCAAAGTCGCATGTAATATCGAAGAAAACTTGCCATTTCTGATGAAAGCAACGTCGAAAAAATTCTTCAGCCTAATAACAGACAATTatttagacagagagagatcctCTGAGTATAATATAACAGTGACGTGCTCTGATGAGGGAGTGCCCTCCCTCTCCAGCAGCGTCACTCTCACCTTACAGATCTCTGATGTGAATGATAACGCGCCTGTCTTTGAGAGGAGCTCATATGAGGCCTACATTGTAGAAAACAACACACCAGGCCTCTCTATATTCACAGTGAAAGCCAGAGACGCTGACTGGAACCAGAATGCCCGTGTTTCTTACATACTGGAGGACTCCTCTGTTAACGGAGTGCCAGTCTCCTCATATGTGTCCGTTAGTGCTGATAGTGGAGTCATCCATGCAGTGCGCTCTTTTGACTACGAGCAGATCAAAGACTTCCACTTCCGCGTGAAAGCACAAGATGGAGGTTCCCCTCCACTCAGTAGCAACGTGACTGTGAAAGTACTGATCCAGGACCAGAACGACAACCCTCCTCAGGTCCTGTACCCAGTCCAGACTGGTGGCTCTCTGGTGGCTGAAATGGTGCCTCGTTCAGCAGATGTGGGCTATCTGGTCACTAAAGTGGTGGCTGTTGATGTGGACTCTGGACAGAATGCCTGGCTCTCCTATAAACTGCAGAAAGCCACAGACAGGGCGCTGTTTGAAGTGGGCTTACAGAATGGAGAAATAAGAACTATCCGCCAAGTCACTGATAAAGATGCTGTGAAACAAAGACTGAGTGTTATAGTGGAGGACAACGGGCAGCCCTCTCGTTCAGCTACAGTCATTGTTAACGTGGCGGTTGCGGACAGCTTCCCTGAAGTGCTGTCTGAGTTCACTGACTTTACACACGACAAGGAGTACAATGACAACCTGACTTTTTACTTAGTGCTGGCTCTGGCTGtagtctccttcctcttcatcacgtGTTTAGTGGTTATTATATCAGTGAAGATCTACAGGTGGAGACAGTCTCGCGTCCTGTATCACTCCAGTCTCCCTGTGATTCCATATTATCCACCACGTTACTCAGACACTTTGGGGGCAGGGACTCTCCAACACGTGTACAACTACGAGGTGTGCAGGACCACTGACTCCAGAAAGAGTGACTGTAAGTTCGGAGGAGCCGGTAGTCAGAACGTGCTGATAATGGACCCCAGTTCTACAGGGACGATGCAGCGGATACAGAGTGAGAAGAGCATCCTGGATGAACCAGACTCTCCTCTAGAGGTCAGAAAACTGTAA